gggacagagccagggggatggggacagcctggggacagggacagagccatggggacagggacagaggacagggggacagggacagagccagggggatggggacagcctggggacagggacagagccatggggacaggCTGCAAGGGTGGGGACAGAGCTATAAAGGATAGGTTATAGGAACAGGGATAGAGCCCTGGGAAcagagccatggggacagggagaggccAAGGTGACGGGGACAGAGCCATGGGGACAGCGGGATGAGCTATGGGGACAGGCCATGGGGATGGGAACAAACCATGGAGACAGGGGTGAcagagctctggggacaggtacagagctctggggacaggTACAGAGTCAGGGAGACAGGGAGAaactgcagggatggggacagggccagggcCGTGgggagagggacacagagccctggggacagggacaggctggagggagacagggaagagctgtggggacagggacaaggcagTGTGGCCACTGGGACTGactggctgtggggacagggctggggcgACAGGGACAGGCCATGGGGATGGGACAGAGCCACGGCCCCACAGGGacaggcccagcccagctgccaccACATGGCCAAGGTCTGGGTGCCCCGGGACAGGGTGACCCCGCATCGATCCGTCCCCAGCTGCCCCAAACAACGACCCGGCACCGGCCGCCACATGTGGCCTTTATTCAGACGATGACCACGGCGCCGCTGTGGGCAGTGGGCACCGGCGAGGGCTCCCCGGCCGAGGTGAAGTACCCGATGAGCGCCCGCACGCCGGCCTTGAGCCccggctgcagccccagctgcaccCCCATGGCCACGGGGCCCCCCAGGCCCCCGGTGAGCGCGGCCAGCCCGGCGTAGCCCAGGTCCTCGGCGGCCTCCAGCGCCCGCGTGGACGCCACGGCCTCGCAGCCCTGGAAGGCGAAGTAGACGCTGGTGCCCAGGTTGTAGAAGATGCTGACTCCTGGCACCCACTCCAGCACCTGGTGGGCTTCCCGCTCCCCCGCCGGGCTGCAGGCGTCCTTGTCCTCCCGCCGGCGCCGCACGGCGCCGCGGCACGGCCGGAACCCCGGGAATTCCCGGCCGCCCTGGCCCAAGGGTGGCGTGGGCTCCACGCCGGGCGTGGGGGTCCGGAGCTGGGCGGGATCCACACAGGCAGAGCCCCCCGACCGTGCCAGGCcgaggagcagcagggccagcgGCCGTGGGGCCAGAGCGCCCGGTACCCGCGCCAGCCCCCGCAGCAGCGCCGCGGCCGTGGGGGTCCCCAGCTCCCGCGCCAGCTCCAGCGCCTCGGCCTCGGCCTGGAGGGCACAGCCGGCCCCGCGCAGCGCCAGGGCCATGGCGGCACGGGCCAGGccgcggggcagcggcggcagccgGGAGAAGCCGGGCAGGGCGTCGGGGCGAAGGGCCCGGCACGGGACCCCCGGTGCCCGCGGCGGGATGGGCTCTGCCGGCCCCACCAGCTCGGCCAGCAGCGCCCGGTCACCGGCAGCCAGCCCAGGGGTGACGACGGACACGGCCATGGCACGGCTGAGGACGAGGAGCGGGAGGAAGAGCAGAACCCGGGGCATGGTGGCAGCTCTGGGACGATCTGTGGAGGTGGGAGGACAGAGCCCCGTCAGAGCCCCGTGGTCGCAGCCCCCCGCGACTCCCCCGTGCCCCGGCTCACCCGCTCGCCGCTGTCCCCTGCCCTGTCTGGCCGCTGCGGCCGCGCCGGCCGCGTGACCCATTTATAGCCGTGGTTATCAGGGAGTTGCGACACGTCCGGCGCATGGACGGGGACCGGGCACTCGCTGAGGCCAGGGCGGCTcgagcccccagcccccctgcAGACCCACACACACCCGAGAAGGCCAAAAgtcacttttatttatttaggccCTGTCCAGATTTAaaaagttttagaaaaaaaaaaaaaaccaaacccaacagTTGATGATAAAGAGGGAATTTGGGGTAAAACAGGGAGATGGTGACACCAGGGGAAGTGGGGGAAGGTGGAGAAACTGGTTGCTTGTGCAGCCTTTAAAAATAGCATCAAAATCTGCAGAAGAAAATCTGCAGAAACCCCAGAAAACCTGTAGAAACCCcagaaaaactgcagaaaaccTGCAGAAATCCAATAAAATCTGCAAAAAGCCCAGAAAGCAGCACAAGGCCTGGGCACAGGCAGGGTATGGGAAGCCACTCagtcctcctcctcttcctcttccaggCAGCGGATGCGCTTCCGCCTCCCCCGGGGCTGTggatcctcctcctcctcctcctcctcctcctcctcctcgcggggagctgggggggccAGCTCGGTGCCTGTGgatggagggagaggggagagggctGAGCCCCCCAGGGATGTGGTAaaggggacaaggacaggacaACCCCGAGCCAGCAGTTGCCCCTGGTGACACCCAGAGCCCCCTCAGCCGCCAGGAGCGAGCAGAGGGGCTGAACCCACCTGAGCTCCCACCATCCTCATCCTCGTCCTCGCTGGCGAGCTCCCGGCGCCTCTTGGTGCGTGGCTgcactgggctggggacagggacggggacagggacgggcTCCTCGCTGCAGAGGatggcacagctcagcccccCATGGTAGGGGGCCAGATCCCCTCCCCAAGCAGGGAGaagacccccccccaaaccagGACCCCACAAACTGAGAAGGGGACTCCACTCTCACCTCTCCGAGTCTGATCCCAGCCCCGCCGGCAGCGGCTCTGCTGAGGGGCACAAGGAGGggggctcagagccagccccACACCTGGGGGTcccacacccccagccccacccctcACCTGGAGCCGGGTCCTGGGGCCACCTGGGTGGCTCTGACAGGTCCTGGGGGGACCCTGAGGGGCCACGGTGGGCGATGGAGGCGGCCGCGCGCCGGAGCTGCTGCGGGGTGAGGGCGGCCGGGATGCGCCAGAAGGATTCCTGGGCAGAGAGGGGGGAGattgcagggctgtgctgggagccaggggatgggcacagggaaggggacagggatggatggggacagggacctcACCTGCTCGCTGGCGGGGGGCCGCAGCCCCAGCTGCCGCAGCAGGGTCCGGAAGCGCCGGTCCTCCATGGCATCCTCGTTCTCCTCCGTCAGCGGCACCAGCGGCGCCGGGTGGGACACGCCTGGGCCGGGAGCGCCGTCAGCGGGACCCCGACCCCGCAGCCCCCCCAGCCGAGCCCCACCCCGCTCACCGTCCTCCTCGCGGTCCCCCGCAGCCCTCCGTAGGCAGTTCTCCAGCCACCGCAGCGGCCCggccagccctggggacagcagaaGGTGACACGGGATCCGGCCCCACGGCCAAGCCCAGCTCCGGGGTTCGGAGCCCCTCGCCCACCTTCCCGATGCAGGTGCTGCGCCAGGTCCTGCCCAGCCCCTTCCTGGGGCACCCAGTGCTCCTCCATGCGGCCTTCCTCTgcttcatcctcatcctcctcttcctcctcctcgctGTCCTCATCCTCTCCTGAGCTGTCCTGGGCTGGCATGGCCGGGACGCCTGTGGCAGCCTGTGGGAGCCAGCAGCGTTTGGGTGCCCAGGATGGGGACGGGCCGTGTTTGGGTGcccccagggcacagcccagcaccctccagccccccgTACCTGCCCGGGACCGGGGCCATGGCTCTTCCTCCGGCGTTTCTTGTACAGCTCCTTGCGTTCggccaccagccccagccccagcagcttctCCACCACGCGAGCCCGCGAGCGCCGCGCCGTCAGGTGCTTCATGATGTTCCCCAGGACGTCTGTGGGGAGGAGGGTCAGGGTGGGGGGCTacagggggatttttggggtcttcCCCCCGTGTCCAGCTCACCATCTGAGCCCTGGAACTCCTCAAAGAGCCGCGtcagctcctcctcctgctcctgcgtCCACAGCACGATGCGGGTGCCCTTCCTGGGGGGTGGGAAACAGCTGTGGGTCCCTGGCCGGGGGGAAGGTgagtccctgccctgtccccgggggtccctgggggtccctgaccCACCTCTCCCGCGGGAAGTCCTTGGCACTGCTGGCCAGCCCCATCCGCACCAGCTGCTTCACCACCTGCCTCCGCGTCCGCCCGGGCGTCGGGAGATGGGCCAGGATGGCAGCGATGATGTCCCCACCTGTGGGACACGGAGGATGCAGGGACAGAGCCCCTGCCACCCCTCGGGGGTCCTGCTGagaccccagagacccccagTACCTTCCACCTCCTTGTACTTCCAGTACAGCTCCCGCAgttcctgctcctcctgagggGTCCAGGGGGGCACTCGGCTCCGGGTggtcctggggaggggaggggagggaagggaggtgaggggaggggaggagggagaggcagCCCCCTCCCCGGCCCCACTCAcccctctccctcctgcagggagctgtaGCCCTTGGTCATCTCACAGACGATGGCCGGGCTCTTCCAGAAGAGCAGCTCCACAAAGGCCTTTTTGTTGGTGGCCGCCAGCGCAAAGAACTTGCCCAGAATGAACTTGGCCAAGGTCACCAactcctggggacagcaggagggagagaggggttgggggacaccagggacagagagtgggggtgggggacactggggacaaaaagtagggctgggggacactggggacagagagTGGGGCTGAGGGAAATTTGGAATACAGAGGAGGGCTGGGGAACaccagggatggacagagaggctGAGGGATGTGAGAACAgagagtggggctgggggacaccagggactgagcagggctggaggacagcagggatggagagtggggctggggcctgtgcagagcagggctgggagatgcTGGGGACTcggtggggacagagggagagctggggacttggtggggacagagggagagctggggacttggtggggacagagggagagctggggactcggtggggacagagggagagctggggacttggtggggacagagggagagctgggggctgcagggacagagcagggctgggagatgctggggactcggtggggctgggggctgcagggacagagcagggctgggagatgctggggactcggtggggctgggggctgcaggggactcggtggggctgggagatgctggggactcggtggggctgggggctgcagggacagaccCCTCCCGGGGGGGGGACTCAAGGCCCTGTCCGACCTGGtgcgcggcggccgcggggtCGCTGAGCAGGCGGTGGAAGAGGGCGAAGAGGgagagctggaagagcaggggCTCCATGTGCAGGTCGCGGGCCAGGCGGTGCAGCAGGCGCGCGGCGCAGTGGTTGGTGCGGGCGCTGTTCCGCGCGTACccccgcagcagcagcaccagtgccCGCACCACGGGGGCACAGGCGAACCTGCCCGGCAGCCCCGTCAGTGCGGCCGCCCCGCAGCGGGACCCCCCGACCCTCCCCAAACCCTTCTCACCGCTTCAGGTAGTCGAGGAAGTTGAATTCCTTCTCTGACACCTGCAGggtctgctcctcctcttcctcgtcctcctcttcctcttcctccgGCTCCTCGGGCTCGGCGGGTGCGCGCCCTGCGGTGGGATGTGCTGAGGGTCTGCAGCGCCCCGGCCCGAAGTTTTCCCACTTCCCAGGGTCACAGGTGGGGACTCACTGGGCAGGGGAGCGACGAGGATCTCCCGAAGCAGCTGGGTCTCCTCGGGCGGCCCCACGTCCGCGGATCCGAACACATCCCCTTCGGGCCAgacctccctggggacagcggggacaggctGGCACTGTGTCCCCACGGCCCGGGCACGAGATGGGCATCACGGTGCTGGTACCTGGCCGAGCGCAGCAGCCGCAGGGCCTGGGGCACGCGGGAATCCCGCAGGCACTCCTGGATCCGCAGCAGAGCCTCCGCGCGCTGCTCCTCCACCGGCGTCTCCGAGGCGGCGTCGAAGGGCACCATGTCCTCGGGGAGCGGCACCTCGCCCTGCGGCAGGACAGGGTTACCCCGTgccccaccagcacccccagagccccccatgGGACCGGCCTCTTCCCTGGTACCTCCAGGCAGGCCTGGACCTGCGGGGCCAAtccttcccacagctgctccagctccgcGGCGctgggcggggcgggcgcctcAGGCACTTGaggcttcttcttcttcttcctccgCACGCGTTTGCTCTGGGGGACAAGGACGGGGTCAGGAGGGGCTGCCcgacccccagggacccccaaggCAGGGCAGCCCCACCCCACCTGCACCACGAGGTTGGCACGGCTGCGGCAGAAGCGCTCCAGCATGCGGAGGAAGAGGTGGGCCGTCTCCACCAGGTCCCGCAGGAAGCTGCGCGGCTGCTTGGTCTCGTCGAACTTGCGGAAGAGCGTGAGGAAGAGCTCCCGGTATTCCATCAGGTAGAAGATGTTGCCTGAGGAGGAGGGTGGCAGTGGGCAGGGGTgggtcagggacaccccagggacgggcagagggacagagggactcACTCTTGATGACCTGGCTGCTGTCCCGCACCGCCTGCTCCGGGGAGCGGTCCATCTCCTGCACCGTCCGCAGCAGCTCCTGGTACGCCTTCAGGGCCAAGTGCATCCTGGGCATGGCAGTGGGGGGGGTCACAGGTGCCATGGGGGGTTCCCAGGTACTCCAGGAGTCCCAAATGCCCAAGGGGGACTCAGGCAACACAGAGTCCCAGGTGTCCAGGGCTTCCTGGGTTCCCAGGGTATTCCAGGCACCAGGGAGGTCATAGGTGACCGGGGGGGTCCCAAGTGTCCAGGGGGTCCCAGGCACCAGGGGATTCCAAGTAGATGGGGGTCCCAGACACCAAGGGGTGTCCCAGGTGCCCTGGGGTGTCCCAAGTATCCAAGGGATCCCAGGCACCGGGGGTATCCCAGGTACTGTGGGGGTCCCAGGTCTCCAGAAGGTCCCGGACACCATGAGGAGCCTCAGGTACTCAAGGAGAACCCCAGGTACTGGGATTCACCACCAAAGGGTGTCCCAGGAGCCCACCTGCGGGCCCAGGTTGTTGCCTCCTTCTTGTCCATCAGTGCCATCTCGTAATAGGTGGTGAGGTTCTGCTCGATGAAGTGGAAGGCTCGGACCCCCACGGTCTCGGACACCAGCTCGGGCCGGAAGCCGTGGAGCCGGTTGAAGGCCATGAAGAAGGCAGTGGCCCACAGATAATAGGTCTCATCGTGCTGCTGAGCCTTCTCCCGCACCAGCTGGTCCTGGGGGCGACCAGGGGGTCTCAGCGGGGGTcccacagcctggagaggggatcccagccctcccagctcctcaccTTGACCAGCAGCATCAGGCGGTTGTAGCAGTTCTCCAGGAAGTCCTGGCAGAAGTGGCGCAGGAAGAGCCGGACGTTGCGGGCCGAGCGGTGGGAGGGCTCGGCCTCGGGGGCGGCCTGGCGGCGCCGGGGCAGCCGCCGGGGCTCCTTGCCCAGGTCGTGGGTGTAGCTCTTCAGCTGCAGGGGATGGAGTGCCAGATTTATCCCTGTGGCAttgtcctggtgtcccctgcCACATCCCGTCCCAAAGCGCCCTGCTGCCTCCGTGCCACCCACCATGTCCCCCATTCCAGTGCCCCCTGTTCCTGCAACCCCACCACATCCCTGGTTCTGTGCTCCATATCCCATCTGCCAGTCCCATGTCCCACCTAtgttcctgtccctgtgccccccacccaCGTTCCCATCTCAATGACCTCTGCCACATCCccgtcccagtgtcccccaccATGTACCTggccccgtgtccccccccgtgCCCCTGTCCCAATAGCACCCTCTACATCCCTGGCCCTGTGTCCCTCCCacactgtgtccctgtgccccctgcccagccccgtgtccccagccacCTCCCCGTCCCTGTAACCCCCAccatgtccttgtccctgtgcccactgcCGCCTCCCCGGTTGTGTGACCTCCACCACATCCCCATACCTGTGCCCCCCACCCACATCCACATCCCAGTGCCACCTGCCACATCCTTGACCCCGTGCCCCACACCGTATCTTTAGCCTCACGTCCCACCCCCGTTCCTGTTCTTCTACCCCTtaccgtgtccccagccctgtgcccccaaccgtgtccccagccccgtgcCCCTCACCACATTCCTGCACCTCCCGCCACGTCCTCGTCCCTCCACCCTGTGCCACATCCCCAGCACCACGTTCCACgcacatccctgtccccctgccacGTCTCCAGCCCCGAGCCCTTGCCCCACACTCACGTTGTGCAGCCCTTTGTGGAACACCACATCCCGGTCCCCGATGGACTTGATGCCCTGCAGGACGTAGGAGCCACCAAAGCGGGAGTGCCTGGCAGGGAACAGGGGCTGAGTGATGCTGTCCCCACCTCGGGGGTCCCATCCCTGCCACgggggtggtccctgctcaccTGGATGGGCGCTGCCGTGCCCGGGTTCTCTTTTCTGCCAGCTCTCTCTGCCTCAAGGTCTCCAGCTCCTGCGTGTCCTCCCTGTGCTCAgcccctgctgtgccctgtcccagcgccgccagctcctctgggctctgccagcagctctgtcagcacagtgggggctctggggggggggggggtccctgccctgccacccctgccccagctcaccTGGTCACGGAACATGAGGGAGATGATCTCCAGGACGTGCAGAGCCCACTGCTGCTCCACCTGGGCGCTGGCCAGGAATTTGAGCAGGTCGTCCATCCCGCTGATGTGCAGCGCCCACAGCACCCGGTCGTGCACGCTGGCGTCGCCGTCCACGCCCTGCTGGGGATGGTGGCGGGGTGTCAGGGTCCCCGTGGAGCCACTGAGGCCCCAAATCTGTCAGGCAGCCAGGGAAGGGCCCTGTCCTGGTACCTGCTCCTCCGTGGGGTCCGGGGGGCACGTGCAGCACGTTGCGCACCAGCAGCAGGATCCTCTCGATCAGCAGCGTGTCCTCCTCCTGCCGCTGCTCCCAGTCCTGGGGGGACAGAGCTGTCAGggccccccacagccccctgggggtccctggcaGGGAgagaccccacagccctgcagggacaacagaccccacagcccctgagggaccctcagcagggacaggaccccaCAGCCCACCAGAGACTCCTGGCAAAGACAGACCCTGCAGCCTCCCTTGGGACCCTTGACAAGGGGGTCAGAcagaccccacagcccctgagggaccctcagcagggacagacCCCACAGCCCACCAGACTCCTGGCAAAGACAGACCCTGCAGCCTCCTTGGACCCTTGACAAGGGGGTCAGAcagaccccacagcccctgagaGATCCCCGGCAAGGAcagaccccacagcccccagggacccatggcagggatggaccCTGGAGCCCCCTGGTAATTCCAGGACCCTGCAGCCCCCACAGGAACCCCCAGCAGGAACAGACCCTGCAGCCCCCTGAGGATCTCCTGAGGATCCCACCCACATCCCCCCCGAGGACAGGGCACTCACCAGCTGCAGGAGGTTGTAGAGCTTCTCACTGAGCACCACGAACACCTTCTCACTGGCAAAAGCCTGCAGAGACCCCACGTGAGCACGGGAATGTGGGCAAAGCCCCTGGCCCACAGCATGTCCCTGGGCAGACTCACCTCCTTGTAGGCCTGCAGGTAGGACAGCACCTGGAGAAAGTGGTGGCGGGAGGTGGCATCTGCTGGCACCTTCccaaagcagagcagggccGGCTGTGTCAGGTTCACCATCAACCTGTGACGGAGTAGAGGCGTGTGAGGGACCCCTGCCCAGCAAGGAGCCCCCCACAGGGCCACCCCCCGGCCACAACCCTGCCCCTGATACCTGACGACAGCGTCGAAGAGCACCTTTTCCTGGGGGTACTGCACCAGGATGGGCAGGAGGTCGTTCTGCAGGATTTGGGCTGCCCCCAGCTGCTGCCGCACGTCGCGGCTCTCATCCTCGTGGCGCAAGGTACCGGATCAGGTCCTTGACGCtctctggggacacggggccGTCAGTCCCCGCCGTCCCCGGCCCCTGCCCCCCATTCCCCGGTGCCCACCTACCCAGGCAGTCGGGCTCCCGGTGGTACACGTCGCCCTCCAGGTagcccagggcactgcaggTGGCCAGGAGCTCGCAGTTCATCATGTACCAGTCCATGCAGCGCGGGGCTGCACACAGGACCAGCACCGGGGGCCACCTGTGGGCCGCTGTCAGCACTGGGTACCCCCCGGGGCTGGAGTTCTCCCACCCGTTCTGGGCTCCCCCGCTACAGGCCCACCTGCTGGTCCCGGTCCCAGTCTCCCAAAACCGACAAACCTCCCAGGCCTGGTCCCGCTCGGTACCGGACCACACCGATGCTGCGTTACCGCCTCGGCCCCAGCGCACCCCCCAGTCTCGGTCCAGCCCGATACCGGCGCATCCCACGGCCCGGCGCACCCCAAGCCCTGGTCCCTCCGATTCCATCACACCCCCCCAGTTTGGACTCCCCCCCCCAGTCACGGATCCCCCCGATCCCAGTCGGCCCCGCCGCCTTCTCGATCCCGGAGCATTCCCGAACCCCCTCCCGCCCGATCCCGGATctcagcccccagttttccccggACCCACCCGCACCGATCCCGCAGCACTCCCCGGGCCCGCCGATCCCGGAGCACCCGGAGGCCCCGGTTCCCCCGATCCCGTATCACCCCCCTGGTTTCGGTGACCCCGGATGACCCCCAGTCCCCGGTCCCGGGCGGTCCTGGGACACTCCGACCCCCGATCCCGATCTCCCCCGGTGCCGGGCCCCGTCCCGCTCACCGCCGCCCCGTCCTCGCCGCCCTCACGGCCGCGCTCCCGGTCCCGGCGCGGGGGCGGCGTTACACAACCGCCCCAGTTCCCGCGGGCcgaggccccgccccgcccgcacCCTTCAAGCGGCAACTCGCACCGGGCGGCCCGGTGCTCCCTCTAGTGTGTCCCCGCCTCCTCCGCACAAACCCGCCGTCCACCACGGGCACAAACCGGCGGCTCGGTGCCCCGGGGTGCCCCCAATCCCTCTGCCCTCGCCCCCCGGCCCGCGGCGCTGAGGGGCGGAAGACGGGAGGGGCTCATTGCGGGGAAGAGAAGCGGTGGCGGCGTTGCCCTTTTAAGAACGGCGCTGGCTGGGCGGAGCCTGCCCCGGGCGCGGGAACGGGCGGCGCCTCCCGCCGAGCGGGCTCCGGTGTCCTCCCCCCCAACTCGATCCCTCCCGGTTCCCGGCGCCGGGCACGGCCGCGAGCGGTTACCAAAATAAAAGAGCAGGTTTAATTCACCGAACACAGAAGtcccgccgcggcggggcggggcggcctCGGCCCGGTaggggcagccccgggcagcCCAGTGGCCGGTTCCCGGCAGcggggccccgccgccgcccgcccgccgcgccgcgccgcacACACACGCACCACACGCACCGCGGCGGCCCCGTCACAGCAAAGcagcggcgggcgcggggccgcgcccCGGGACGGGCCCCGTTACAGCCCCTGCGTCTTCAGCTCCAGCGGCTCTGCCGGCGGCTCGGGCGGCGgctcggcggcggcggcgacggCGGCGGTGACGGCGGTGGGGGCGGGCGGCTCTCCCTTGAGGGCGGCCAGGCGCTCGGCCAGGCTGCGTGGCCGCGGGCACAGCGCGAACTCGTACAGCACCGCGCCCAGCGCCGCGCCCAGCAGCGGGCCCGCCCAGTACACCTGCGGGGGGGCGGCGtgggcaccggcaccgggggaCCGCCGGCCCCCCGCCCTCCGGGGCACGGCACCCACCCCGCTGATGCCCGGGCGCCGGCGCAGTCGGGGCCACCCGTTTCCCGGTgagcggggggcggcggcgtGCGCCCTTCCCTGGGATATCGGGGCGCAGGACCCGTCTCCGACTCCCCGGGATATCGGGGCGTACCCAGCACCCTGGGGTGCTGCTGTCACCGCGGTGACACCGGCAGCCGCCCGCCTTCGGTGGGGGGGACACAGCGgctggggcaggacagggacaagcagggagggactgggggggcccggggcgggtttgggggtccccgtCCCCCCCCACTTACCCAGTGGTTGGCGAAGTTGCGGGTGATGACAGCGGGGGCGAAGGAGCGAGCGGGGTTCATGCTGGCGCCCCGTGTAGTGGATCTGCGGGGGGATGGGGCAGTGGGgggctggacagctgccccccagccccttcccagcccccgGGGTCCCAGCACGGGGGTCCCCGCGGCCACCCTTACCCCGAAGAGGTGGCCGAGGGCGAGGGAGAAGCCGACGGGCACGGCGGCCATGGCCGGGCGCCCGTCGTGACGGTCGTCGAAGCTGGCAAAGACGCAGAGGACGAACTGGGCGGTCAGGAGAAGCTCCACCACCGTGCCCTGGCCCGGGCCCACGCCGGGGTGCAGCTGCACGGGGAGAGGGCTCAGCACCCCGAAGAAGTGctcccccattccccccagcaccccaaatcctccctcGTTATCCTtccacaccccaaaaccccactgTACCACCAAGCCCTTCTCATCCCCAAACTCCTCCGGGACGCCCAGCCCCCATTGCTGTCCCACATCaatccaaaaccccaaaacatctTCTGGACCCCCCGATCCACCATCAGACCCTTCAAACACCTCTGAACCCCAGAACCCCCATTACAGCCCCATGGTATCCCTAAACACCTCCTGGACCATCccccccccaattcccccaaacccctcatcCCCCCATTACAGCCCCATGGTACCCCAGATCCCAAAACAACCCCTGGATTCCCCCAATCCTTCCAAATCCCCGTTACAATCCCAAAGTACCTCAGACCCCCAAACACCTCCTGGagcccccaatccccccaaaccctcatTACAGCCCCCACGCCATggtcccccagccctgcagacactccCAGCCCCCCGATCCCCCCCGCATCCCTGCTCACCGCGCTGAGGCCGAGGGTGCCGCGGACGGGGCCCGGGGTCACCCCGTAGAGCACCCCGGCGCCGGCCAGCATGCCCAGCACCTGGGCCAGCAGGTAGCCCAGGGCAcggggcagggagagctgcgAGGCCATCAGGAAGGCCAGCGTGATGGCCGGGTTGACGTGGCCCCCGCTGACATGGCCCAGCGCCTGCACCAGGGTGGTCTGGGCCAGCCCGAAGGCCAGGGCGGCCCCCCACGACGCTGGGGGGGCCCGGGGCCCAGCGCAGGGaggcccccagccccagcagggcatAGAGGAGGCTGCCCAGGAACTCGGCCAGGACGGCCCTCCAGAAGGCGGACGAGCGCAGCTCCCGCATGGCCTGGCCCCGCTGCCCTCCacggccccgctcccctccccggGGGCCGCCCGCGCCCACCTTTATAAGGCccccccgggccggccccgggggTGTGGATCCCACCTCCGCCACCCCCCGTTAACCGCTTCGCTGCCCGGGGCACGGGACAGGTGACACGCGGCGAGGAActccccccgagccccccgcgcagccccgcACCCCCCCGATAGCGGGGATCCCCCCCAGAGCTGCGCcgcccccatccctgggggtgcctggggagggggggggggctgTGACCCACTGGTTCCGCCAGTGGGGGTTTAGGGGACCGCCTTGCTCGGGGCCAGCACTGACACACCtcccacccccccccaaat
This genomic window from Anomalospiza imberbis isolate Cuckoo-Finch-1a 21T00152 chromosome 22, ASM3175350v1, whole genome shotgun sequence contains:
- the APOF gene encoding apolipoprotein F; this translates as MGHAAGAAAAARQGRGQRRAGEPGHGGVAGGCDHGALTGLCPPTSTDRPRAATMPRVLLFLPLLVLSRAMAVSVVTPGLAAGDRALLAELVGPAEPIPPRAPGVPCRALRPDALPGFSRLPPLPRGLARAAMALALRGAGCALQAEAEALELARELGTPTAAALLRGLARVPGALAPRPLALLLLGLARSGGSACVDPAQLRTPTPGVEPTPPLGQGGREFPGFRPCRGAVRRRREDKDACSPAGEREAHQVLEWVPGVSIFYNLGTSVYFAFQGCEAVASTRALEAAEDLGYAGLAALTGGLGGPVAMGVQLGLQPGLKAGVRALIGYFTSAGEPSPVPTAHSGAVVIV
- the TIMELESS gene encoding LOW QUALITY PROTEIN: protein timeless homolog (The sequence of the model RefSeq protein was modified relative to this genomic sequence to represent the inferred CDS: deleted 2 bases in 2 codons), with the protein product MDWYMMNCELLATCSALGYLEGDVYHREPDCLESVKDLIRYLRHEDESRDVRQQLGAAQILQNDLLPILVQYPQEKVLFDAVVRLMVNLTQPALLCFGKVPADATSRHHFLQVLSYLQAYKEAFASEKVFVVLSEKLYNLLQLDWEQRQEEDTLLIERILLLVRNVLHVPPDPTEEQGVDGDASVHDRVLWALHISGMDDLLKFLASAQVEQQWALHVLEIISLMFRDQSPEELAALGQGTAGAEHREDTQELETLRQRELAEKRTRARQRPSRHSRFGGSYVLQGIKSIGDRDVVFHKGLHNLKSYTHDLGKEPRRLPRRRQAAPEAEPSHRSARNVRLFLRHFCQDFLENCYNRLMLLVKDQLVREKAQQHDETYYLWATAFFMAFNRLHGFRPELVSETVGVRAFHFIEQNLTTYYEMALMDKKEATTWARRMHLALKAYQELLRTVQEMDRSPEQAVRDSSQVIKSNIFYLMEYRELFLTLFRKFDETKQPRSFLRDLVETAHLFLRMLERFCRSRANLVVQSKRVRRKKKKKPQVPEAPAPPSAAELEQLWEGLAPQVQACLEGEVPLPEDMVPFDAASETPVEEQRAEALLRIQECLRDSRVPQALRLLRSAREVWPEGDVFGSADVGPPEETQLLREILVAPLPRRAPAEPEEPEEEEEEDEEEEEQTLQVSEKEFNFLDYLKRFACAPVVRALVLLLRGYARNSARTNHCAARLLHRLARDLHMEPLLFQLSLFALFHRLLSDPAAAAHQELVTLAKFILGKFFALAATNKKAFVELLFWKSPAIVCEMTKGYSSLQEGEGTTRSRVPPWTPQEEQELRELYWKYKEVEGGDIIAAILAHLPTPGRTRRQVVKQLVRMGLASSAKDFPRERKGTRIVLWTQEQEEELTRLFEEFQGSDDVLGNIMKHLTARRSRARVVEKLLGLGLVAERKELYKKRRRKSHGPGPGQAATGVPAMPAQDSSGEDEDSEEEEEEDEDEAEEGRMEEHWVPQEGAGQDLAQHLHREGLAGPLRWLENCLRRAAGDREEDGVSHPAPLVPLTEENEDAMEDRRFRTLLRQLGLRPPASEQESFWRIPAALTPQQLRRAAASIAHRGPSGSPQDLSEPPRWPQDPAPEPLPAGLGSDSESEEPVPVPVPVPSPVQPRTKRRRELASEDEDEDGGSSGTELAPPAPREEEEEEEEEEEDPQPRGRRKRIRCLEEEEEED
- the LOC137486944 gene encoding LOW QUALITY PROTEIN: lens fiber major intrinsic protein-like (The sequence of the model RefSeq protein was modified relative to this genomic sequence to represent the inferred CDS: deleted 1 base in 1 codon), with translation MRELRSSAFWRAVLAEFLGSLLYALLGLGASLRWAPGPPSVVGAALAFGLAQTTLVQALGHVSGGHVNPAITLAFLMASQLSLPRALGYLLAQVLGMLAGAGVLYGVTPGPVRGTLGLSALHPGVGPGQGTVVELLLTAQFVLCVFASFDDRHDGRPAMAAVPVGFSLALGHLFGPPTAPSPRRSTTRGASMNPARSFAPAVITRNFANHWVYWAGPLLGAALGAVLYEFALCPRPRSLAERLAALKGEPPAPTAVTAAVAAAAEPPPEPPAEPLELKTQGL